A stretch of Sphingomicrobium flavum DNA encodes these proteins:
- a CDS encoding polysaccharide biosynthesis/export family protein, producing the protein MEYPDVLKKTLPLALIVSLGACAGHGGLDSNSSAVTVADRLPPPDVESMTRNFADYRMGVNDEIEVQVFGVEEMTRRGTIDSAGYFAMPLAGSVLAGGKTPAELATLVEDRLRGRYLKDPKVSVNIVEARANTVTVDGAVRQPGIYPIVGTLTLQQAVAMARGADETANLGKIVVFRRSGGQQMAAMFDLKDIREGKYEDPVIFASDIVVVGESATRRFLKDLRTTIPTVGQFTPIL; encoded by the coding sequence ATGGAGTATCCTGACGTGCTGAAGAAAACGCTGCCTCTCGCCCTGATCGTCTCGCTCGGCGCCTGCGCCGGCCATGGCGGCCTAGATTCCAATTCCTCTGCCGTGACGGTCGCGGATCGCCTGCCGCCCCCCGATGTGGAATCGATGACCCGCAATTTCGCCGACTATCGCATGGGCGTGAACGACGAGATCGAGGTGCAGGTCTTCGGGGTCGAGGAAATGACCCGGCGCGGCACCATCGATTCGGCGGGCTATTTCGCCATGCCGCTGGCAGGATCGGTGCTGGCGGGCGGCAAGACCCCGGCCGAACTGGCCACGCTGGTCGAAGACCGGCTACGCGGGCGCTATCTCAAGGATCCCAAGGTTTCGGTCAACATCGTCGAGGCGCGCGCCAACACGGTGACCGTTGATGGCGCGGTGCGCCAGCCAGGCATCTACCCGATCGTCGGCACGCTGACGCTGCAGCAGGCGGTGGCGATGGCCCGCGGCGCGGATGAAACCGCCAATCTCGGCAAGATCGTCGTGTTCCGCCGTTCGGGCGGCCAGCAGATGGCGGCGATGTTCGACCTCAAGGATATTCGCGAAGGCAAATATGAAGATCCGGTGATCTTCGCCAGCGACATCGTCGTCGTCGGCGAAAGCGCGACCCGCCGCTTCCTCAAGGACCTGCGCACCACCATCCCGACAGTCGGCCAGTTCACGCCGATCCTTTAG
- a CDS encoding PilZ domain-containing protein has translation METVMDDNKGRSQERRALSGTVRSRHSGTKAYPSDILDLSPGGCRVELSYTPRVGEIIWITLPGIESIESKICWVDGFKAGVAFTKPLYPSVFDLIAQRIEQGR, from the coding sequence ATGGAGACCGTGATGGACGACAATAAAGGACGATCGCAGGAACGGCGTGCCCTGTCGGGAACCGTCCGTTCGCGCCATAGCGGAACCAAGGCTTATCCTTCCGACATTCTCGATCTGTCGCCGGGCGGTTGCCGGGTGGAACTCAGCTATACGCCGCGGGTCGGCGAAATTATCTGGATCACCCTGCCCGGCATCGAATCCATCGAAAGCAAGATTTGCTGGGTCGACGGGTTCAAGGCGGGCGTGGCGTTCACCAAACCCCTTTATCCGTCGGTGTTCGATTTGATCGCCCAAAGGATCGAGCAGGGCCGCTAA
- a CDS encoding complex I NDUFA9 subunit family protein translates to MSDPNKTKIVTVFGGGGFVGRYACEKLLKHDVRLRVAERHPNSAHRLQPLGGVGQVALMAADLTRPDTVKRAVEGADAVINLVGVFNGDLNAIHVEGARTAAMAAREAGASAFVQVSAIGADPQSESRYGRTKGEGEDAVKKAFKGATILRPSVVFGQEDDFTNRFAQLAGLPFLPVMKPETKFQPVFAGDLGKAIAAAALDPASHGGKTYEIGGPEVMTMRELNARIAAMAGRDPEMFDLPDFVGDMMSRLGFLPGAPITRDQWIMLQSDNVVGKGKPGLAKLGVDATALGQVAPEWLGRYRKGGRFAAGASA, encoded by the coding sequence ATGAGCGATCCCAACAAGACGAAAATCGTAACGGTGTTCGGTGGCGGCGGCTTTGTCGGCCGCTATGCCTGTGAGAAATTGCTGAAACATGATGTGCGCCTGCGCGTGGCCGAGCGCCACCCCAATAGCGCGCATCGCCTGCAGCCTTTGGGCGGGGTCGGCCAGGTCGCGTTGATGGCGGCCGACCTCACGCGCCCCGATACGGTCAAGCGCGCGGTCGAGGGCGCGGATGCGGTCATCAACCTGGTCGGCGTTTTCAACGGCGATCTCAACGCCATCCATGTCGAGGGCGCGCGCACTGCGGCGATGGCTGCCAGGGAAGCGGGCGCCAGTGCCTTTGTGCAGGTGTCCGCCATCGGCGCCGATCCGCAATCTGAATCGCGCTATGGCCGCACCAAGGGTGAGGGCGAGGATGCGGTCAAGAAAGCCTTCAAGGGCGCCACCATCCTGCGCCCCAGCGTGGTCTTCGGTCAGGAGGATGATTTTACCAATCGTTTCGCCCAGCTGGCAGGACTGCCGTTCCTGCCGGTGATGAAGCCCGAAACCAAATTCCAGCCGGTTTTTGCCGGCGATCTTGGCAAGGCGATTGCCGCTGCCGCGCTCGACCCCGCCAGCCATGGCGGCAAGACTTATGAGATTGGCGGACCCGAAGTCATGACGATGCGTGAATTGAATGCCCGCATTGCCGCGATGGCGGGGCGCGATCCCGAGATGTTCGACCTGCCCGATTTCGTCGGCGACATGATGAGCCGGCTGGGTTTCCTGCCGGGCGCGCCGATTACCCGCGACCAGTGGATCATGCTGCAGTCCGACAATGTGGTCGGCAAGGGCAAACCGGGGCTCGCCAAGCTTGGCGTCGATGCCACTGCGCTTGGTCAGGTCGCGCCCGAATGGCTGGGCCGTTATCGCAAGGGCGGCCGTTTCGCCGCGGGGGCGAGCGCCTAG
- a CDS encoding undecaprenyl-diphosphate phosphatase, translating to MPILWLVIILGIVEGLTEYLPVSSTGHLILATELMGFDAEDWAVFNVAIQPGAILAVVILYWNTFWGVLKGLFERSKHAMDFTRNLIVAFLPAVILGVLLGDWLDLLLANAVVVAWALIIGGIAILIIEKWANPPARPDIPEDQIGGAVATLGFKRSLLIGIVQCLAMIPGVSRSGATIMGAMALGVDRRTAAEFSFFLAVPTLTGATAYQLFRERENLIADDMGWIVLGAFVSFIVAYVVVKAFIAIVTRYGFAPFAWYRIVVGAAALVWLGAI from the coding sequence ATGCCCATTCTCTGGCTCGTCATCATCCTCGGCATCGTCGAGGGGCTCACCGAATATCTGCCCGTCTCCTCCACCGGCCACCTGATCCTCGCCACCGAGCTGATGGGGTTCGATGCCGAAGACTGGGCGGTCTTCAACGTCGCCATTCAGCCGGGCGCGATCCTGGCAGTGGTCATCCTTTACTGGAACACCTTCTGGGGCGTGCTGAAAGGCCTGTTCGAGCGCAGCAAGCATGCCATGGACTTCACCCGAAACCTGATCGTCGCCTTCCTGCCCGCAGTGATCCTGGGCGTGCTTTTGGGCGATTGGCTCGACCTGCTGCTTGCCAATGCGGTGGTGGTGGCCTGGGCGCTGATCATCGGTGGCATCGCCATCCTGATCATCGAGAAATGGGCCAACCCGCCCGCGCGCCCCGACATCCCCGAAGACCAGATCGGCGGGGCGGTTGCTACGCTGGGCTTCAAGCGATCGCTGTTGATCGGCATCGTCCAGTGCCTGGCCATGATCCCCGGTGTCAGCCGTTCGGGCGCCACCATCATGGGGGCGATGGCGCTGGGCGTCGATCGCCGCACCGCCGCTGAATTCAGCTTCTTCCTGGCCGTCCCCACGCTGACCGGCGCGACCGCCTACCAGCTGTTTCGCGAGCGCGAGAACCTGATCGCCGACGATATGGGCTGGATCGTACTCGGCGCCTTCGTCAGCTTCATTGTCGCTTATGTCGTCGTCAAAGCCTTTATCGCTATCGTGACGCGTTACGGATTTGCACCATTCGCCTGGTATCGCATCGTCGTGGGTGCCGCCGCGCTTGTGTGGCTCGGCGCAATCTGA
- a CDS encoding DUF2059 domain-containing protein, which translates to MRIVNISLAALAMGMASPALAADTEVATIEASQPSEERMALALEAVDLLWPEGQGVDMVNFFTGEFANMMLDTPIAELARDFGMEEMVATFAGIEGALKEEGVAEEDMPSADEMKATADFLLAMLGDKTLREMAVGEDEHFNERVTIIRAVLAEELPPIMNAAEPKMRAIMAQMFAKKFSDQELREIGAFADTAAGQKYVDLYWTMGFQPEYYRSIIAAMPEFVKGFPELGKAMEARMAHLPPMFPEPAAETSCETNDEGEEVCVEAAIEPVEDEESYTETPEELDELAAYYEEEAAEYRRQAAERRAAAEAE; encoded by the coding sequence ATGCGTATCGTCAACATCAGCCTCGCCGCGCTCGCCATGGGCATGGCAAGCCCGGCATTGGCAGCCGACACCGAAGTCGCCACCATCGAAGCCAGCCAGCCCAGCGAAGAGCGCATGGCGCTCGCGCTTGAGGCGGTCGACCTGCTGTGGCCCGAAGGCCAGGGCGTGGACATGGTCAATTTCTTCACCGGCGAATTTGCTAACATGATGCTCGACACGCCGATTGCCGAACTGGCGCGTGATTTCGGCATGGAGGAAATGGTCGCCACTTTCGCCGGCATCGAAGGGGCGTTGAAGGAAGAAGGCGTCGCCGAAGAAGATATGCCGAGCGCCGATGAGATGAAGGCGACGGCCGATTTCCTGCTGGCGATGCTGGGCGACAAGACGCTGCGCGAAATGGCGGTCGGTGAAGACGAGCATTTCAACGAGCGCGTCACCATCATTCGCGCCGTGCTGGCCGAAGAATTGCCGCCGATCATGAATGCCGCCGAACCCAAGATGCGTGCCATCATGGCCCAAATGTTCGCCAAGAAGTTCAGCGATCAGGAATTGCGCGAAATCGGCGCATTCGCCGACACCGCGGCCGGGCAGAAATATGTCGATCTCTATTGGACGATGGGGTTCCAGCCCGAATATTATCGCTCGATCATCGCCGCGATGCCCGAATTCGTGAAGGGCTTTCCCGAGCTTGGCAAGGCGATGGAAGCGCGCATGGCGCACCTGCCCCCAATGTTCCCCGAGCCTGCGGCCGAAACCAGCTGCGAGACCAATGACGAGGGCGAGGAAGTTTGCGTCGAGGCCGCGATCGAACCGGTCGAGGACGAGGAAAGCTATACCGAGACGCCCGAAGAGCTGGACGAGCTGGCGGCCTATTACGAGGAGGAAGCGGCAGAATATCGCCGCCAGGCCGCCGAGCGTCGCGCCGCTGCTGAAGCGGAATAA
- a CDS encoding glutathione S-transferase family protein yields MWQLFQFPLCPFSRKVRLVLGEKGVPHELVRENPWEKRDEFIDMNPAGETPVIVEVDSKTILIGSQPIVEYFEEEVDKAPMLDGSARARAEIRRLTGFFDERLYGDVVAPLMHERMMKRLVSREAPDTGALRQAMRVANNYIDYLDYLLDTRRWLAGNSLSLADFTAAAHLSVIDYLGALDWRGHQQTKDWYSVMKSRPCFAPLLGERMEGIAPPSHYDKVDF; encoded by the coding sequence ATGTGGCAACTTTTCCAATTTCCGCTCTGTCCCTTTTCGCGCAAGGTCCGCCTGGTCCTGGGCGAAAAGGGCGTGCCGCATGAGCTGGTGCGCGAAAATCCCTGGGAAAAGCGCGACGAATTCATCGACATGAACCCGGCGGGCGAAACCCCGGTCATCGTCGAGGTCGACAGCAAAACCATCCTCATCGGTTCTCAGCCGATTGTCGAATATTTCGAAGAGGAAGTGGACAAGGCGCCGATGCTGGACGGTTCGGCCCGCGCCCGCGCCGAAATCCGCCGCCTCACCGGCTTCTTCGACGAGCGACTCTATGGCGATGTCGTCGCACCGCTGATGCATGAGCGTATGATGAAAAGGCTGGTGAGCCGCGAAGCCCCCGATACCGGCGCGCTGCGCCAGGCCATGCGGGTCGCGAACAATTATATAGACTATCTCGATTACCTGCTCGACACGCGCCGCTGGCTGGCTGGCAACAGCCTGAGCCTGGCCGACTTCACCGCCGCCGCGCATCTGAGCGTGATCGACTATCTCGGCGCCCTCGACTGGCGCGGGCATCAGCAGACCAAGGATTGGTACAGCGTCATGAAGTCGCGTCCCTGCTTCGCGCCGCTGCTGGGCGAACGCATGGAAGGCATCGCGCCGCCCAGTCATTACGACAAGGTCGACTTTTAG
- the ubiG gene encoding bifunctional 2-polyprenyl-6-hydroxyphenol methylase/3-demethylubiquinol 3-O-methyltransferase UbiG, translating into MVKASSILASEAAHFGGLAADWWDPKGDSAMLHKLNPVRLQYIRDRIDQHFDCDECKFRPLEGKSALDVGCGAGLLAEPLARLGAKVTGVDAAAEVIEVARAHAAGQGLDIAYHAGGVEELEGSYDLITAMEVVEHVADPAAFVAALAERLAPGGLLIMSTPNKTAWSKLLTITLAEGMGRIPKGTHDYDQFIPPEDLEAMLAAAGMKMMDVTGIAMSPMKGLHLSDDTKLNYLISAKR; encoded by the coding sequence ATGGTCAAGGCAAGCAGCATCCTCGCATCGGAAGCCGCCCATTTCGGCGGATTGGCAGCAGATTGGTGGGACCCCAAGGGCGACAGCGCCATGCTGCACAAGCTCAACCCCGTGCGGCTCCAATATATTCGCGACCGGATCGATCAGCATTTCGATTGCGACGAATGCAAGTTTCGCCCGCTCGAGGGCAAAAGCGCGCTCGATGTCGGCTGCGGCGCCGGCCTGCTCGCCGAACCGTTGGCGCGGCTGGGCGCTAAGGTGACCGGCGTCGATGCTGCCGCCGAGGTGATCGAGGTGGCGCGCGCCCATGCCGCGGGGCAGGGGCTCGACATCGCCTATCATGCCGGCGGGGTGGAGGAGCTGGAGGGCAGCTACGACCTTATAACGGCGATGGAAGTGGTCGAACATGTCGCCGATCCCGCTGCCTTCGTCGCCGCGCTGGCCGAGCGGCTGGCGCCCGGCGGCCTGCTCATCATGTCCACGCCCAACAAGACGGCCTGGTCCAAGCTGCTGACCATCACGCTGGCTGAAGGCATGGGCCGCATCCCCAAGGGCACCCACGATTACGACCAATTCATCCCGCCCGAAGATTTGGAAGCGATGCTGGCCGCTGCGGGGATGAAGATGATGGACGTCACCGGCATCGCGATGAGCCCGATGAAGGGCCTGCATCTCAGCGACGATACGAAGCTCAATTATTTGATCAGCGCCAAGCGCTAA
- a CDS encoding aspartate kinase, whose amino-acid sequence MGEPQRIVMKFGGTSMAGIERIRHVAALVSREAAAGHQVLVVVSAMAGETDRLVQLCKEAAALHDPREYDVVVASGEQVTSGLLAMTLQNLGLDARSFMGWQLVKASGVHGNARVEKVESGLLDEALSSGQVCVIPGFQGISEDGRVATLGRGGSDTSAVAIAAGVKADRCDIYTDVDGVYTTDPRIVPKARKLNQVTFEEMLELAGAGAKVLQVRSVGLAMRENMPLRVVSAFEDLPGTEIVAELGEEMERTAIAGIAADRNEARITLTGIKDRSGSLADATRPLAEAGIPIDMIVHAATEGAGQSDLNFTVPRPSLAQALALLEAAKDAIGYGELKSDNAIAKISIVGVGIRSDPALSSRMFDTLADRQINVLAANATEIRVSVLIGEDDVDTAVRALHSAFGLDDQ is encoded by the coding sequence ATGGGCGAGCCTCAACGCATCGTGATGAAATTTGGCGGCACCTCGATGGCCGGCATCGAGCGTATCCGCCATGTCGCTGCCCTTGTGTCGCGCGAGGCGGCGGCGGGGCACCAGGTGCTGGTGGTCGTATCCGCCATGGCGGGCGAGACGGACCGGCTGGTGCAATTGTGCAAGGAAGCCGCCGCGCTGCATGATCCGCGCGAATATGACGTGGTCGTCGCCAGCGGCGAACAGGTGACCAGCGGGCTGCTCGCCATGACACTGCAAAATCTGGGGCTCGATGCGCGCAGCTTCATGGGCTGGCAATTGGTCAAGGCGTCGGGCGTGCATGGCAATGCCCGGGTCGAAAAGGTCGAATCGGGCCTGCTCGATGAAGCGCTCTCTTCGGGCCAAGTCTGTGTCATCCCCGGCTTCCAGGGCATCAGCGAGGATGGCCGCGTCGCGACGCTGGGCCGCGGCGGTTCCGATACCAGCGCGGTCGCCATTGCCGCTGGCGTCAAGGCCGATCGCTGCGACATCTATACCGATGTGGACGGTGTCTACACCACTGACCCCCGCATCGTGCCCAAGGCGCGCAAATTGAATCAGGTCACTTTCGAAGAGATGCTCGAACTGGCTGGCGCCGGGGCCAAGGTGCTGCAGGTTCGCAGCGTTGGTCTGGCCATGCGCGAAAATATGCCGCTGCGCGTCGTATCCGCCTTCGAGGATCTGCCGGGCACCGAAATCGTCGCCGAATTGGGAGAGGAAATGGAACGCACCGCCATCGCCGGCATCGCCGCCGACCGCAACGAGGCGCGCATCACGCTGACCGGGATCAAGGACCGCTCGGGCTCGCTCGCCGATGCCACGCGCCCGCTGGCCGAAGCCGGCATCCCCATTGACATGATCGTCCATGCCGCCACCGAAGGCGCAGGGCAGAGCGACCTCAATTTCACCGTACCGCGCCCTTCGCTGGCGCAGGCGCTGGCGCTGCTGGAAGCCGCCAAGGATGCGATCGGCTATGGCGAGCTCAAGAGCGACAATGCCATCGCCAAGATTTCGATTGTCGGGGTGGGCATTCGTTCCGATCCCGCGCTGTCGAGCCGCATGTTCGACACGCTGGCCGACCGGCAGATCAATGTGCTCGCCGCCAATGCCACCGAAATTCGCGTTTCGGTGCTGATCGGCGAGGATGATGTGGACACCGCCGTCCGCGCGCTGCACAGCGCCTTCGGACTGGACGATCAATAG
- a CDS encoding NAD(P)H-dependent flavin oxidoreductase: protein MKLQSLMQRGTDFLGCDYAIMGGAMSWISERNLVSAISNAGGFGVIACGAMPPDLLDKEIAATKAMTDKPFGVNLITMHPDLDQLIDICIEHDVSHIVLAGGLPSGKAIERIKAGGAKLIAFAPALALAKKLKRSGVDALVVEGMEAGGHIGPVSTSVLAQEILPTMAEEMPVFVAGGIGRGEAIAAYLEMGAVGVQLGTRFVCATECIAHENFKKMFIRASARDAIPSVQIDPRLPVIPVRALKNREMENFAAKQREVAGLLDSGSVEMSEAQLQIEHYWAGALKRAVIDGDVESGSVMAGQSVGMVKKEEPVADIITELVDEAASALGGRA from the coding sequence ATGAAGCTGCAATCGCTGATGCAGCGCGGCACCGATTTCCTCGGCTGCGACTATGCCATCATGGGCGGCGCGATGAGCTGGATTTCCGAGCGAAACCTGGTCAGCGCCATTTCCAATGCTGGCGGCTTTGGGGTGATCGCCTGCGGGGCGATGCCGCCTGACCTGCTCGACAAGGAAATCGCAGCCACCAAGGCGATGACCGACAAGCCGTTCGGCGTGAACCTCATCACCATGCATCCCGATCTCGACCAGCTGATCGACATCTGCATCGAACATGATGTCAGCCATATCGTGCTGGCGGGCGGCCTGCCCTCGGGCAAGGCGATCGAACGGATCAAAGCGGGCGGCGCCAAGCTGATCGCCTTCGCCCCCGCGCTGGCGTTGGCCAAGAAATTGAAGCGCTCTGGCGTCGATGCGCTGGTGGTCGAAGGGATGGAAGCGGGCGGCCATATCGGCCCGGTTTCTACCAGTGTGCTGGCCCAGGAAATCCTCCCCACTATGGCTGAGGAAATGCCCGTCTTCGTCGCTGGCGGCATTGGCCGGGGCGAGGCGATTGCAGCTTACCTCGAAATGGGCGCCGTCGGCGTGCAGCTTGGCACGCGCTTCGTCTGCGCCACCGAATGTATCGCGCACGAAAATTTCAAAAAGATGTTCATCCGCGCTTCGGCGCGCGATGCCATCCCCTCGGTCCAGATCGATCCGCGCTTGCCGGTCATTCCCGTGCGCGCGCTGAAGAATAGGGAAATGGAAAATTTCGCCGCCAAGCAGCGCGAAGTGGCGGGCCTGCTCGACAGCGGCTCGGTCGAGATGTCCGAGGCGCAGCTCCAGATCGAACATTATTGGGCGGGTGCCTTGAAGCGCGCGGTCATCGACGGCGATGTCGAAAGCGGCAGCGTTATGGCCGGCCAGTCGGTCGGCATGGTCAAGAAGGAAGAGCCGGTCGCCGACATCATCACCGAATTGGTCGATGAAGCCGCCTCCGCGCTGGGTGGGCGCGCCTAG
- a CDS encoding hemerythrin domain-containing protein produces MPNIALLRCQHDALEEYAADLLGETERFADHGDGYAISIKLSRFLSHLRAHLRQEDRYLYPRMMAHEQPAVAQTARRFFDEMGRLAADMERFAETYRTSREIQADYPGFRQSLYRLIGLLAERIKRENNELFPLAARTVDRGRNQAA; encoded by the coding sequence ATGCCCAATATCGCCTTGCTGCGCTGTCAGCATGATGCCCTTGAGGAATATGCCGCCGACCTGCTGGGGGAGACCGAGCGCTTCGCCGATCATGGCGATGGCTATGCGATCAGTATCAAGCTTTCGCGCTTTCTCAGCCATCTGCGCGCGCATCTGCGCCAGGAGGACCGTTATCTCTACCCCCGCATGATGGCGCACGAGCAGCCTGCGGTGGCGCAGACTGCGCGTCGTTTCTTCGATGAGATGGGGCGTCTCGCTGCCGACATGGAGCGTTTTGCGGAGACCTATCGCACCAGTCGCGAAATCCAGGCCGACTATCCCGGCTTCCGCCAGTCGCTCTACCGGCTGATCGGCCTGCTCGCCGAACGGATCAAGCGCGAGAATAACGAGCTGTTTCCGCTGGCCGCGCGCACGGTCGATAGGGGCCGCAATCAGGCCGCCTAG
- the ptsP gene encoding phosphoenolpyruvate--protein phosphotransferase: MPTSAASAAREILTGLHEVMARRGSTQAKLDQVVDLIAEKMSSEVCSIYVRRDGALELYATFGLNKAAVHVTRLRLGEGLVGTIADEGRILNLDEASSHPQYAYRPETGEEDFHSFAGVPIVRREEPIGVLTVQHEDSRKYEDVEIEALQTVAMVLSELLANAGIADGTRGRRRETGAQRLEGLKLVTGMAKGKAVFHQPKVTVEHTVAEDTEAERARVFAAFRKMREQIDTMTREAEFGVGGEHEEILETYKMFAYDEGWARRINEAIDSGLTAEAAIERVQQHTRARMQEIDDPLLAERMHDLEDLSNRLLRIVAGRVGTAAQAGLQDDSILIARNLGPAELLDYDKRRLKGVVLEEGSLTAHVTIVARAMGVPVVGRVDDIRHIAAEGETILVDGDNGSIIVRPNRSLAASFQQRMATSQKRRAEYAAIKNKPAETKDGRRVSLMVNAGLAEDAATLDVSGAEGIGLFRTEFQFLVAATLPGRETQLKLYRQVLDAVGDKPVVFRTLDIGGDKALPYLTDHKDEAENPAMGWRALRLSLDRAALMKAQARALIEAAGGRTLKVMFPMVSEPWEYEEARALFEEQVDWCRKRKRMLPSVIEYGCMLEVPSLAEMLDELLPRVDFLSIGTNDLTQFLFAADRAEPRLAERYDWLSPAILRFLKRIADQCAAHGVPVRVCGEMGGRPLECMALIGIGIENFSITPAGMGPIKSMVRSLNGEDVRKKVARLLAKPPRGLRRSLETWAKRQKVDLG; encoded by the coding sequence ATGCCAACAAGCGCCGCCTCTGCTGCTCGTGAAATCCTGACCGGCCTTCACGAAGTGATGGCGCGGCGCGGGTCGACCCAGGCCAAGCTCGACCAGGTCGTCGATCTCATCGCCGAGAAGATGTCGAGCGAGGTCTGCTCCATCTATGTGCGGCGCGACGGCGCGCTCGAACTGTATGCCACTTTCGGCCTCAACAAGGCCGCGGTCCATGTGACGCGGCTGAGGCTGGGCGAGGGTCTTGTCGGCACGATCGCGGATGAAGGGCGCATCCTCAACCTCGATGAAGCCTCGAGCCATCCGCAATATGCCTATCGTCCCGAAACCGGCGAAGAGGATTTCCACAGTTTTGCCGGCGTCCCCATCGTGCGGCGCGAGGAGCCCATCGGCGTCCTCACCGTACAGCATGAAGACAGCCGCAAATATGAGGATGTCGAGATCGAGGCGCTGCAGACGGTGGCCATGGTGCTGTCCGAGCTGCTCGCCAATGCCGGCATTGCCGATGGCACGCGCGGGCGGCGGCGCGAGACGGGCGCACAGCGGCTGGAAGGGCTCAAGCTGGTCACCGGCATGGCCAAGGGCAAGGCGGTGTTCCACCAGCCCAAGGTGACGGTCGAACATACGGTGGCCGAAGATACCGAAGCCGAGCGCGCCCGCGTCTTCGCGGCGTTCCGCAAGATGCGCGAACAGATCGACACGATGACGCGCGAGGCCGAGTTCGGGGTCGGCGGCGAGCATGAGGAGATCCTCGAGACCTACAAGATGTTCGCTTATGACGAAGGTTGGGCGCGGCGCATCAACGAGGCGATCGACAGCGGCCTGACCGCCGAGGCCGCGATCGAGCGCGTGCAGCAGCATACGCGCGCACGGATGCAGGAAATCGACGATCCGCTGCTGGCCGAGCGGATGCACGACCTCGAGGACCTCTCCAACCGCTTGCTGCGCATCGTCGCCGGGCGTGTAGGCACTGCGGCGCAGGCGGGCCTGCAGGACGACTCGATCCTGATCGCGCGCAATCTGGGTCCGGCCGAACTGCTCGATTATGACAAGAGGCGGCTCAAGGGCGTGGTGCTCGAGGAAGGCTCGCTCACCGCCCACGTCACCATCGTCGCGCGCGCCATGGGCGTACCGGTGGTCGGCCGCGTCGACGATATCCGCCATATTGCCGCCGAAGGCGAAACCATCCTGGTCGATGGCGACAATGGCTCGATCATCGTGCGCCCCAATCGCTCGCTTGCGGCAAGCTTCCAGCAGCGCATGGCAACCAGCCAGAAGCGCCGCGCCGAATATGCCGCCATCAAGAACAAGCCCGCAGAAACCAAGGATGGCCGGCGCGTGTCGCTGATGGTCAATGCCGGGCTGGCCGAAGATGCTGCCACGCTCGATGTCTCGGGCGCCGAAGGCATCGGCCTGTTCCGCACCGAATTCCAGTTCCTCGTCGCGGCCACGCTGCCGGGGCGCGAGACGCAGCTGAAGCTCTACCGCCAGGTGCTCGACGCCGTCGGCGACAAGCCGGTGGTGTTCCGCACGCTCGACATTGGCGGGGACAAGGCACTGCCTTACCTCACTGATCACAAGGACGAGGCGGAAAACCCCGCCATGGGCTGGCGCGCGCTACGCCTCAGCCTCGACCGCGCTGCGCTGATGAAGGCACAGGCCCGCGCACTGATCGAGGCGGCGGGCGGACGCACGCTCAAGGTCATGTTCCCGATGGTCAGCGAGCCATGGGAATATGAAGAAGCGCGCGCCTTGTTCGAGGAGCAGGTGGATTGGTGCCGCAAGCGCAAGCGGATGCTGCCCAGCGTGATCGAATATGGTTGCATGCTCGAAGTGCCGAGCCTTGCGGAAATGCTCGATGAATTGCTGCCGCGCGTCGATTTCCTGTCGATCGGCACCAATGATCTCACCCAGTTCCTGTTCGCTGCCGACCGCGCCGAGCCGCGGCTGGCCGAACGCTATGACTGGCTCAGCCCTGCCATCCTGCGCTTCCTCAAGCGCATTGCAGACCAGTGCGCGGCGCATGGCGTCCCGGTGCGCGTATGCGGGGAGATGGGCGGGCGACCGCTGGAATGCATGGCGCTGATCGGCATCGGCATCGAGAATTTCTCGATTACGCCCGCCGGCATGGGCCCGATCAAGTCGATGGTGCGCTCCTTGAACGGCGAGGACGTGCGCAAGAAGGTCGCGCGATTGCTGGCCAAGCCGCCGCGCGGCCTGCGCCGGTCGCTGGAAACATGGGCAAAGCGACAGAAAGTCGACCTTGGCTAG